Part of the Sporosarcina sp. FSL K6-2383 genome is shown below.
AAAATCAATGGATACATCTTCTTTTTTTCGATGGATGGATTTCGCTGTAAGTTCTACAGGTTGAACATAGGCAAGTTCTTCAATGGCTTGTACATAATATCCTTTGCGAGGTTTAGATGAAATGAACCCCTCAGCTACAAGTTGTGAATAAGCAAATTCGACGGTTGTCTGACTAATATTCAGAAAATCACTAAGTTTACGTTTGGAAGGAAGTTTCATGCCGATAGGTAATTTGCCATTGGTAATATCTCGACGGATTTGGTCGTAAATCTGCTCGTATAATGGAACACTTTGATTTTTTTCTAACTTAATTAATAGCATATCCATTGTGATCATCCTATCTGACCTTTTCGATTTATAGGGAATCAGTAATTTTAACAAGGTCAATTTCATTATACTGAGTACTGGGAAAATAGGGAAGGTGAAAATAAATCTTCGGGTATATTTCTTTGCATTTTTGTATACTAGAATGGAGGTGGTAGATGTGGAAAGATTAAAAGTTTTTGACGAAAGCTATACATACGTGAAAGAAGCCAGCCGGGATGAAGTGCACCGACAAGGACTATGGCACGAAACATTTCATTGTTGGTTGATTGATGATGAATTTGTCTACATTCAAAAAAGAAGTGCTACGAAAAAAGACTTTCCGAGTTTATTTGACATTACAGCTGCCGGTCATATTTTGGCGACGGAGACGGTGATGGATGGGATTCGTGAAGTAGAGGAAGAGTTAGGATTAGTGGTGGATTTGACAAAAATACATTCGAAAGGCATTGTACAGGATATCATTAGATTACCGGGCTTTATCGACCGTGAATTTGCAAATGTATTTATCTATCAATCCACGTATAAGCCGAGCCAATTTTTACTACAACAAGAGGAAGTGGCAAGTGTGCATGCAGTGGAAAAATCGGTATTGGTGGCTCTTTTTTTTACGGAGTTGGAAACGGTGCTTTGTACTAATATTTTTGACGGAATGACGTCGGAAATAGGATTGTCTGATTTTGTACCCCATGAACGAGCTTATTTTGAACAGATTGCGTTGTTACTGAAATAGGAGCTGTTGAAAGCGAATACAATTCTTCGCTGTAAGGCTTGCCAAAACGGTGTGCATGTAGTAAGGTATTTGTAATTGCAAATAGGAGACGATGATGGAAAGCAGTAGCAAGCACGTTTTTTTGAAGAGAGCCGACGGGTGGTGAGAGTCGGTAAAAACACTTGTGAATCCGTTCCTGAGTAGCTGGGCTGAACGAATGAGTAAGCCTATGCCGGTATTTGAACCGTTATTTCAATGAAGTGGATTGGATGATACATGTCCGGTCAATTTGGGTGGCAACGCGGGTAGTTCTCGTCCCTTTTATTAGGGGATTTGAGGGCTTTTTTTATTGCCTAGAATCCATCATCGTCAATATTTTAAGGAGGAATTGTCCATGCTTGATATTAAAAAAGTTCGTGCCAATTTCGATGAAGTGAAGGAAAAGCTCGCGAAACGCGGGGAAGACCTTTCAGATTTCGATAAATTCGGTGGTCTCGATGAAAAACGCAGAGAATTGATTGCAAAAGTAGAAGTATTGAAAGCAGAACGTAATGAAGTATCCCAAAAGGTTGCAGAAATGAAACGCAATAAAGAGGACGCAGATGAATTAATTGCACGTATGCGTGCGGTTGGAGACGACATTAAAAAACTCGACGAGGAACTTAGCCAGGTAGAGGAACAACTCGAGTACATTATGATGCGTATTCCAAATATCCCACATGAAAGCGTTCCTGTTGGTGATAGTGAGGATGACAACGTTGAAGTGGCTACTTGGGGAGAGCTCCCAGTATTTGAATTTGAACCGAAGCCACACTGGGAAATCGGTACGGACTTGAAGCTGCTTGATTTCGAGCGAGCTGCGAAAGTAACGGGAAGTCGTTTCGTCTTTTACCGTGGGATGGGTGCTCGTTTAGAGCGTGCGTTGATCAACTTCATGATGGACTTGCATCAGGATGAGCATGGCTATGAGGAAATGCTTCCTCCCTATATGGTTAATCGTGCGAGCTTGACGGGAACAGGACAACTTCCGAAGTTTGAAGAGGATGCGTTTTTGATTCAAGAAGAGGATTATTTCTTAATTCCAACGTCTGAAGTGCCTGTTACGAACTTTTACCGCGATGAAATTTTGGATAATGCACAGCTTCCGGTCGCGTTTGCTGCGTATAGCACAAACTTCCGATCAGAGGCGGGATCTGCGGGCCGTGATACGCGTGGATTGATCCGTCAACATCAGTTTAACAAGGTGGAGCTGGTTCGTTTTGTGAAACCGGAAGATTCTTATGATGAATTGGAGAAATTGACAGGACATGCAGAGAAAGTGTTGCAGCTGTTAAAGCTTCCATACCGTAAGTTGAAAATGTGTACAGCAGATCTTGGCTTTACGGCTGCTAAAAAGTATG
Proteins encoded:
- a CDS encoding NUDIX domain-containing protein is translated as MERLKVFDESYTYVKEASRDEVHRQGLWHETFHCWLIDDEFVYIQKRSATKKDFPSLFDITAAGHILATETVMDGIREVEEELGLVVDLTKIHSKGIVQDIIRLPGFIDREFANVFIYQSTYKPSQFLLQQEEVASVHAVEKSVLVALFFTELETVLCTNIFDGMTSEIGLSDFVPHERAYFEQIALLLK
- the serS gene encoding serine--tRNA ligase — its product is MLDIKKVRANFDEVKEKLAKRGEDLSDFDKFGGLDEKRRELIAKVEVLKAERNEVSQKVAEMKRNKEDADELIARMRAVGDDIKKLDEELSQVEEQLEYIMMRIPNIPHESVPVGDSEDDNVEVATWGELPVFEFEPKPHWEIGTDLKLLDFERAAKVTGSRFVFYRGMGARLERALINFMMDLHQDEHGYEEMLPPYMVNRASLTGTGQLPKFEEDAFLIQEEDYFLIPTSEVPVTNFYRDEILDNAQLPVAFAAYSTNFRSEAGSAGRDTRGLIRQHQFNKVELVRFVKPEDSYDELEKLTGHAEKVLQLLKLPYRKLKMCTADLGFTAAKKYDLEVWIPTQNLYREISSCSNFEDFQARRAHIRFRREAGAKPEYVHTLNGSGLAIGRTVAAILENYQQEDGSVVIPEVLRPYMGGKEVITK